tctaagaaaagaaaatatactGACTCATCAATTGGCAGATTTGGCAATTACCATTCGAAGAGAGGCCAGGCTTCAGAGTTTTCGCCACATCAAAAGAACAGAATAGAGGCAATTCGAGGGAGTTGAACCAAGGAAGTACATGGCAGCACTGAATCGAAGGAGAAGGGAATGTACTTCAACAAGGGCAAGAAATAGAAATGAAACACTGAACATGAGTAGCGTTCATCGAGTCATTAGTAGTGGAGTGGAGAAAGCAAGCGGTCACTGCTATAAAGAGGGAACAAATTGATGACGTGTCAAACAGCGGATTTCATCGGTAGAGAGTGCTTTCTGAATCAGCCTCGTCGCCACCATCcaaagaagaggagagaaggacCGATTCGATGCTAGGAGGGGCTGGGCTCGCCCGAGTGAGTGACGGCGCATCACTGTCCGAGGTAGTGTTAAGTGTGTGCATTGCTCtgagttataattttttaacttctATGATTTTAAACAATTGTTCTACTATTCattataattttcaaatattaattatcacccattgaattattagaaagtttatttgttataatatttatgacataaaatattttttaatccaaaatagTTGTTACAAGTAAgattatttaaaagataaaattaaaaaatattatataattttaaaagttaatttatttatttattttttatttttatattaaatcaatttaacaaaataaatattgttacatattaaatttaataaaaaattatttttaacataaatctCAAGacaaaattttgtaaatttttgtagAACAAAAAGTCTAATATTTGagacaaatatatatatttatatagaattttttttttaatttagtgggGCAAGTGTCCCCTTTCCATGTACCAGGGTCTCGTGTCTCCGTtcctattttatcttttatccaTTTTCAATTTCATCCACTCTTTTGATTGGGTGTCCAGTGAGTCTTTTTCTTATATGTCCAAatcacctgagacgcgattctacAATCTTTTTTATAATAGGTGCTATTTGTTCTTTATCTATCCAATTgcatatgaccactcatccatcttaACATTTTCATATCTGCTACACTTAGCTTATGTTCGTACTCTCCTTTAGCCGTCCAACACTTTGTACATAAAGCATAGCCTGTCTAATAGTGTAATAGAATTtatctttaagttttaaaggtatttttttgtcacatataaaaccAAAGGCATTCTACCATTTTAACCAACTTGCTTGGATCCTATTATTTACATCTTGTTCGATCTTTCAATTGTCATGTATGATGCAACCAAgatatttaaaacttttaactttttgtaGAATGTTTTCTCTAATCTTTACCTCTATATTAGGGTGATTCCTCCGGCGGCCGAACTTACATTctatatattccgtcttgctacggcttatgtgcagaccatacacttctagagttTCTCTCTATAAattcaacttcttatttaggtctttccTTTACTCTCCCATAAgaacgatatcatcggcaaaaagcatgcaccatggcacaggctcttggatatGCTCAGtgggatttggatcctctaaagtttgaatttcactttagagagtaaagtgtgatctctcaccattagTTTTATAAGTGGGGctagaataaatatgaaagagaaactattcaaGTGTAGAAGATCACACattactctctaaagtgaaattcaaactttagaagatCCAAATCCTGCTCAGTGTGTACTTCCAAggctaatgtgaaaaggtataggcttaaggatgatcctttgtgtaatcctataccaatagaaaattccTCTATCACACAACCTTGAGTCTCCACACTAGTTGTAACTctatcatacatgtctttaattgcacgaatatatgcgatccttactttcttctttttcaaaacctttcATAAAACCTCCCTTGACACTCTATCGTACGTTTTTCTCCAAAttaataaacaccatatgtagatcccgtttattactacgatacctctccatcatccttttTATAGGTATATCGCTTTAATGGTGGATCTGTTTGGcataaaatcaaattagttctctgttacttgtgtctcttgtctcaacctccgttctatcaccatttttcataatttcatggtatgactcatgagcttgatccctctatagttttcacaattttgtatatttttcttattcttgtagataggtaccaagatattctttctccactcatctgacatcttctttaatcttaaaatctcattaaaaagtttGGTTAACCAACTGATATCGTTCTCTCCAAGGTCCTTCCAAACTTCAATCGGAATATTATCGGATCATACTGCCTTGCCATTTTTTCATCCactttagagcctcttttatcttgaagtctcgaatccttcaATAGTAGTTGAAATTTTAATCTTCTTTTCTCGTGCATAACCGACCAAGACTCGGAATAGTCTTCTATCCTTCAAAAAATAACTCGTAGAAATGGCTCTTCCTCCTTTCATtgatcttctcctcttgagctaACACCTCTCATcttttatgcacttaacctgatccaagtTTTTCGTTCTTGTTTTACGGttctttgcgattctatatatacctttttcctCTTTCCTTTGTGTctaaagactggtagagacctTCTATGCTCTTGTTTTTGCTTCACCTACAAACACTTTTATCTCTTTCTTAGTCGCCTAATATTTTTCTCAATTATTTGTATTGCGACACAAAGACCACTCCTTAAAATACTCtctttttgtctttatttttttttgtatacttgCATTCTACCACCAAGATTCtttgtctcttggtcctatccttttagattcaccaaaaaaAGATACAtaatgtgttttattttcttacaaattttaaaattaaatttattacaaaatattataattaataaattaaattcaaaacatTAGTTAATTTTATCTAATGACTGAATAAATTTAAAGGATATataacatttttcttattttctatatAATAAATGGAGTTCTGGAATttactaatataaatttaaattggtgtattttatatatgtgatgcataatataaattatgagtatcaatttatataataaaaaaattgtaatttataattttatgaattataattttttaattaaaaaattaaaataataattcatgattttttattatcttatttaaaattgtgatttacttatttttttaattgtttaacttatttaaaattattattcatgatttatttttattttatatagttttCATATCACGGTATTATATCaaatattatcaataattttCTAATATTCTCTAAAGTTtggcaaaaattttaaaaatagtcaTGCTatacatacaagtctttttggtttacaagtcttacaagttgggCCAAACCCAACAGAAGCTACACTCACCCACAAAAACGTGTTAACACGCGCATCACGTTTTCAAAGCGCCCCTTCACCATTAAGAACcactattcttcttcttcctcgatGAAAATCATAACTGTCATTTTTTCTTCGCGTTCctccttctcttcctcttcttccttcttcttctcattttttttgtgtttctcctcctttttcttcgcgtattttatcttcatcatcgtatttctcctccttcttcttttgattttacattatgtattttttttcttctttgtttaattttttctccaaaaaggaattatgagaatatgaaataagaagatgaagaagaacagCAGAAGATGATGAGGGggaggaagatgaagagttctgaattatgcagaacttatcagaataaaaatacacccaaatatctttattttacacccaaatatcttcgtgttacacccaaatatcttcggtTTACATCCAAATTTGCCGTAAATAcagaaatgagttatgttacatgtacactaaaatcaaccaccaaagtcagccaccagtataaaatacatactgaaatacaaataatacattgaaaataaattaaaacacacatatatttatacacaaatacattggtggttgattttagtggatgattttagtgtacaaatagcatttttgtacagaaaaatattttctctcatgctgcatttttttcttcttcttctttttcttatttctttctttcttttagttaaatgaatgtaagttcatcatcttccaagtaattttgcagtattatatgtttcttcttcttctttgtttgaacaagaagaaacttgagaaggtaaaacaaaaagaaaaagatgaataagaaaaaaagaagaagaagaagatggtgataatgatgaaaaaaaagaaccaacagaagatgaagaggaggaggaagaagagttctgaattatgcataacttattagaataaaaatacacccaaaatttcttaaaatacactcaaatatttttttgttacacccaaatttgctgtaAATACAGAAATGAGTTATGCTATGTGTACACTAATCAGCCACCAAAGTCAGccatcagtataaaatacatattaggaTACAAAtgtacattgaaaataaattaaatcatacatgtatttatacacaaatacattggtggttgattttagtgattgattttagtgtacaaatagcatttttgtatagaaaaatatttccgctaatgctatattttttttcttcttctttttcttatttctttctttcttttagttaaatgaatgtaagttcatcattttccaagtaattttggagcattatgtgtttcttcttcttctttgtttgactttttatttttattcttgttaggagagtaaaacaagaagaaacttgagaaggtaaaacaaaaaggaaaagatgaataaaaaaagaagaagaagaagatggtgataatgataaaaaagaaccagcagaagatgaggagaaggaagaagaagagttctgaattatgcagaacttatcagaataaaaatacacctaaaattccttaaaatacacccaaatatcttcgtgttacacccaaatatcttcgttttacacccaaatttagtgcaaatacagaaatgagttatgctacgtgtatactaaaattagccaCCATAGTCagccaccagtataaaatacatactggaatacaaatatacattgaaaataaattaaatcacacatgtatttatacacaaatacattggtgactgattttagtgtacaaatagcatttttgtacagaaaaatgtttcttctaatgctacatttttttcttctgaattGAACCACACCTCAGCTACTTGATTAgatttaaaacaataaaagaaggaaaagactTGTAAATACTTGTATGAGACAAACGCTTGTATGTGAAGAACAAACTACTCATCAATACCATAGAGGGGCtgcaaaatataccaaaaatacACGATATTAAAACAAGCATAAACTATAGAATGCAAATTGAACTATAAaaccatcataaaaaataacaaaaatcagattcatgaatcatcattaaacagaaactaaaacaattcaactaaaagaacaAGACAATTCACCCTCAGTGAGATGAAAAgtcataaactgtaaatacaaCTAAACTttcctaaaatacacccaaatattcctGATTTATACTCGAACGTCTGATATAACTAGTACATTAGATTCAATTCAAACAAGGAATAATGAACAGCAAATTTCACAGACAAAGTTCACGCATTATTCAACTACACAATTATAAACTACTAACtggattcaaattcaattattaaCTGGAATTAAATCACACCTCATGAACTTCAttggattcaaattcaaaatccactTCGCTCTGGTTCAGCTGATAATCTTTagttgaatcattcattatcttcaaaacaatttcagagcttaatttcagaaataatgaaaaaggtaaaaaacgaaaaaaagaatAGAGAGAAAAACTTACGTAAACAGCGAAGGAGAAGGGGGGAGAGAAACGCACGAAAGAGATCGAAAAGAGAAGacaagaaaacacaaaagtaattaaaaaaagtaagttATATATTTGCGTGTTGATTGATTGAAAAATCTGTTAGGGAGGCGCGTGAAATATACATGCTATAAGAGATGCGGCTTAGGGATTAGGGATTTTCAGAACTTGTATAGTGAAAAGGCTTGTATGTGGAGATTAATCCTTTTAAAAATAtccataaattttattttgtttcaattttgtcctaaaaattttttatttgcattaaaTATATCCTTAatggctaaattttcaaaaaaattaagaccaattcaacaataatttcataaaaacaactctcaacacaaacaaatcaagtataatttttatgtattattattagatgggtcttaaatttttaaaaaatttaactgttgaaaatatatttgatacaaataaaaaacttctaaacaaaattaaaacaaaataaaatttataaatatttttaaaacttttatcatattttaaaaataaaaaaatacttttcccAAAAAAATTAGCCAATAAGCTACGGCtctcaattattttttctaacaaAAGGTCCAACATTCTCTCTCCGACATATCTACGACTACTACAAACTACAAAGTACAAACACAGAGCATTcggaaaagataaataaattttactgtAATCTTTTGCACACTCAAATTTTCATTctctattttcaaattaaattaagtgttcataattttagatataaaaacatatttcttaaactaaataaataattcaagtaTTGAAAATTGGAAATGATTCTACGCACAGCGGAGACCCGTCCGGTGGTTTCATGGAAAAAGCAACATAAAAATGGATGCCATGCTTTTCCGTGATAGTTGACAGTTGACACCGTTGGAGGTTTATATACAGAAGGAAAATAGAATTCCTACGGGCCTTACTGCGAGCAAACTATCATGTTCCAGAGCCTTTTAGCCCTTCTTACGATTTTGTTGATCTTCCCGGCTATAAAAGACTCTAGAAAGAACGGAGACGGAGTTTTTGGAACAGAGCTATGTGTAACTAATTCGGGTGTACTTTCTGAGTGAAATGAATCCATGCCAGATGTTCCATTACTCTTCCGTAGATAAAAACTTCTACTACCTACATCCCCGATCAGTTCTGATTTGTCCAAACCTACCAAGCAAGAAGCAACAAAGTCAACTAAAACTCTGTCAAATCCACTGTATAATAATAAGCTACCGCGTTTAATTTGCCAATTCTATAATATATGTCATTTTATATTATAGTATTATATGTTCggctaataatattatattatttaaacttagatagataataatttttataaataatataaataatgagttctaaaattagtttaataaaataaaaatatattatattttaaattgtttatctaaattttaatattagaataatcattttaataaattgaatatctGATATAtcaattgttatttttattgtcaatttatattttttcttattattagtattattaatcAGCGACTTACTTTGGAGACTGAAATGGGATTGATGCAATTGGAATGTTGATGAAGGTGCATCAAGGTCGAGGCTGGGGCTCCTGCCTTCTTCTCTATATATATCGATCACGCGCTTTATTGTGTCATCCACACTGGATCCCAATTTCACCATGGTTCTCACTGGCCCTGGACTTCCTTCAACCGTTACATTAACCACCACCTTAGCTTCCTTCTCATACCTCTGATGTAACtaaaatcaatataattatCCACTATTATAATTGTAATTACACATAACAAACTAGGATTTGATGATCGATCTGGAACAATAATCACAAACGAAACGGTTATATCAAAAGCTGCAGCAGATTGGCGAGAAATTAAAGCTgaaagcattcatttagaacaAATATACCTTGTTAGGTACAAGGATTGGAGAGGAAGCAAAGAGAGAAGGGGAAGAAACGAAGGCTTCGGAGAAGGTTTGAGGGCGGAAAAGGCTCCCTTCGCTCTTCAACTCATATTCGAAGAAATCGTCTCTGCCTCTCGAGAGAAGCAGAGGCGCCGATGAGCAGCGCTTCAAGATCTTGAGATCAGGCCTCGACTTATTTTTGGACCTCCGACGAGACGACGGAGATGGCGACGGCGAGGGATGCGGCGGTTTGATTCTCCGGGATCGGATCGCCGGCGATCGTCGGCGCGAACTGCTCCGCAACATGCAAGGGGACTTGTTAATTAGTTGGTTCCTgagtaatataaaaatttaaaatcagtttTCAAGAACTGTTTTTGTGATTTATATACAAAGTAGGGGAGCTAGAATATGAGAATGGTAGTTAAGTTGAGGGCGTGGGTTGCGTGTGTGGAGGGAACTTATGCCAGGCAGGAATAACCGTCAagctctttattatttttttcaattttactaCTACTTCACTTTGAATTTGAAGGCAGGGCAGCCACTGCTAAGCTATTTGGTGGGTCTTGTACTCTTGTTCTTGCGTGGGTCCTACACTCCTTTTGTTCGCCTTTAGGGATGCATGGATGCCTTTCATATAGTTTCCTTCGTTCGTTTCCTCTCTCCTTTTTCCTAAAAGTTAACCAAACACGACTCACACCGTGACCGTCCACCTCTTAATATTCTTTTCTTATTACTTAGGTCAATTCCTTTATTATGTGAAACAGAAGCGGATTAAATAATGTTATCTCATTTTGGTGATGTATGGTCTTGGAAAATGAATCAAGGAATAAATACAGTGAAAATATTGTAATGAATTTCACAGTTCACTGAAAAAGATTAAACATAAACTTTGATTGGGTTTCTTAGGCGGTACGGCCAAGAAGATGACGCTCAAATATTTACTATTCTGGAATAATGAATGAGTCGCCAACCTGTTGACAGGCTTCCTACTGCGGCAAAACAATTACTACTAAAAACACTGGTTCCCTTAGTTTTTTTTGGTCAGGCTGGTTCCCTTAGTTTGAAGATAATAATGATGCAGACAAACACTAGGAGACTAATTTCTAGCTAAGAGGATCCCAGGAACCAAAcaaacgttttttttttttcaaggatATCCACTGCTGACTAATATCTTCGCTGTGGATCATCTGCCAATACTTTTCTATGCCCAATGAGCAAATGGCTTGCTAAAAGCCTAAGGATCTAAGAAACCCAGCGAACCATGAAATTTTAGGACTGTGTCAATATGTTGTTTCTTTTTATGTTCTGCAATCCATATGGATCCAACTATAACTTCTTTACGTTCGTTACCAAATGAATAAGCCCAAAGACAAATAAGCTTAAAAGCCAGGTTTGTTTCCTCAAACGTCTCAACTCTATCATATTGCATTTCTTTTCTGTACAAACTACTCTGGGCTGACCATACCgcccaacaaaaaaaaaggagcaAGTAATGATAGTCATATAGCATCCCATTGTCATGGCAATTATAAAATGCTAACTGAATGTGGCTACAAGTATCTACTGACTACTTGCTTTTAATTAATGAAATTAACTAAAAGATCATACTGATTATTTCAATgacaaaaatgataattttcaCTAaaagttttctttttgttgtttcctTAACAAGTGTTATTACGAAAAAGTAAAAACATTAGTAAAATGTAAAAACAATCACATACTCTACTTTCATTCCCCTCCTCTTATTAcctttgcaaaaaaaaaaaagtgtaattttctactattttaaaaattacacagATGATCATTGTCAAATTTATGTATAATAACATTTCAGATAACATCTTATTCGAATTTCTAAGAGATTTTTATCATGTGTTTCTTGGTCTTGCTCTTTGTATTTTCCTCCTTACACTTTATTCCTACCCGGATACACAAGCAATCTTCAGAATAGAATATATTAAtcatcttaaaaaatattactaagaTAATTTTTAACAAGCCCGTCTAGCTCAGTCGGTAGAGCGCAAGGCTCTTAACCTTGTGGTCGTGGGTTCGAGCCCCACGGTGGGCGAAATAATTTTTTCCCTATTTCCTACTCTATGTCAATGTCACCCCCCACCCCAATTCTTGCTTTTCATTCAACCACTTTTATAAAGTCGGGGGGAAATTGTAAATGAGCTTTTTGTATCTCATTGTTGGTCTCAGCCTTTAAGGCTTTCTTTTTGAAGGCATCACTGGAAATATATTTCTCAATCCTTGGCCATACACGTGGATAGGATTCCTTGGTAAATGGTATTGGTAATGATAGGGCCCGGGCTTTTCCTTTCGGTAGGCGACCAGACCTCTGTTCCTCACCCAACGTACAACCATTCTTCCCTTTTCTTATCCATTTTTGGTATTTCGGATGGATAATAATGGAAGCcaaatatatgtatgtatgtgtatCCTTGCCACTTTTTCTCCATTTTCTTTGCCAAACACATGAATATAATGAAACTGGGACTGGAAATCCTTCCAACCTTCTTATGGATGCCGATATAGTATATGAAGGGATTTTTTATTGCCACTatccctatatatatatagttgtaGTTGTACTTACTAGAATATAAATTAGAGGTTGTTATGATCTTGTGTGTTTATCAATCATCAGTGTTCTCACTTCTCAGCGCTCTTCTATTTTACTCCTATTCATTATCTCAAAGCGGGTACGGTACACTCTTTTAATAAGTGTTAGATGCAATATTTAGATAGAGTAGTCGGTAcatgaataattataataatttatatgggTTTAGTTTATAATAAATTCAACGAAGAATTAGAGatataataaaacaataattgACGTCTCAGGTAGTCTCTCATAATCTCATGGACTCAATCTAATTACTCGTTGGTCCCCATCATCAATGTTCTGGATCCGTACCTGCTTTTGCAAATGCATATGGATGGAGAGGGCTTTGATGGAAGTATCAATGATTTCATCAATCAGGAATAGCTACATTACCTTTGGAGCTTGTGTTATTGTTgacctttaatttatttaaaacttcttagactatatatatataaaaaattttttaggcTTAATTTAAGTGATTATTCATGAACTAAGCCGAGAAGCCACTCAGATACATTACGGACTGTTTTTACGCTAGCACTGCTATCCTTTTTTCACAAACTTTTCCTTGGTTTAAATCATAAATGTTTATAT
The Arachis duranensis cultivar V14167 chromosome 5, aradu.V14167.gnm2.J7QH, whole genome shotgun sequence genome window above contains:
- the LOC107488194 gene encoding uncharacterized protein At4g22758 isoform X2, producing MLRSSSRRRSPAIRSRRIKPPHPSPSPSPSSRRRSKNKSRPDLKILKRCSSAPLLLSRGRDDFFEYELKSEGSLFRPQTFSEAFVSSPSLFASSPILVPNKRYEKEAKVVVNVTVEGSPGPVRTMVKLGSSVDDTIKRVIDIYREEGRSPSLDLDAPSSTFQLHQSHFSLQSLDKSELIGDVGSRSFYLRKSNGTSGMDSFHSESTPELVTHSSVPKTPSPFFLESFIAGKINKIVRRAKRLWNMIVCSQ
- the LOC107488194 gene encoding uncharacterized protein At4g22758 isoform X1, with the protein product MLRSSSRRRSPAIRSRRIKPPHPSPSPSPSSRRRSKNKSRPDLKILKRCSSAPLLLSRGRDDFFEYELKSEGSLFRPQTFSEAFVSSPSLFASSPILVPNKLHQRYEKEAKVVVNVTVEGSPGPVRTMVKLGSSVDDTIKRVIDIYREEGRSPSLDLDAPSSTFQLHQSHFSLQSLDKSELIGDVGSRSFYLRKSNGTSGMDSFHSESTPELVTHSSVPKTPSPFFLESFIAGKINKIVRRAKRLWNMIVCSQ